ATTACCGCGCGCACCATCAAACCTGACGGCACGATCATCGAATTGAAGAAAGACGCCATCTTTGACCGCGAAGTGGTGAAATTCGGCAAGTTCAAAATCAAGGTCAAATCCTTTGCCATGCCCGCCGTCGAACCCGGCGTCATCATCGAATACCGCTGGCGCGAGGTGCGGCAGAACCAGATGGCCGACAACGTCCCGCTACAATTTCAGCGCGAAATTCCGGTGCAGAATGTCCGTTATTATCTGAAGCCTTATCCCTACGCGACGCAGCCCATGAAATCCATGACCTTTCAGACACGCGGCCAGATGAACAACTTCGTCAAAGCCAAAGATGGCTATTGGCTGACCGAGATGAACAATGTGCCGGCCTTTCACGAAGAGCCGTATATGCCGCCTGAAAATCAGGTGCGCACCTGGATGCTGGTGTATTACGCCGCCGACCGCAAACAGGCGCCGCAACAGTATTGGCAGGAAATCGGCAAGGTCTTTTACGAAGTCACCAAGGCCGATATGAAAGTCAATGACGAGGTGCGCAAGGCCGCCGCCGAAGCTATCGGCGACGCCGCTACGCCGGAACAGAAGCTGGAACGGCTGTTCAATTTCTGCCGCACCAAAATCAAAAATCTCAGCGATGACGCTTCCGGTTACACGCCCGAACAACTGCAAAAACTCAAAGACAACAAATCACCCGCCGACACGTTGAAACGCGGCTACGGCTGGGGCAGCAACATCAACGGCCTGTTTGCGGCGTTGGCGACGGCGGCTGGGTTCGATGCCCGTTACGCCGTGACCAGCGACCGCAGCCGCAGCTTTTTCGACGCGAACTTTCTCAACCTCTATTTCATGCGCGGCTCGAATATCGCCGTGAAGGTCGGCGAGCAATGGCGCTTTTTCGATCCGGCCAGCACCTATGTGCCCTTTGGCATGTTGCGTTGGCAGGAAGAGGGCATCAAAACCCTGATCGCCGATAACAAGGAAGCCACCTTTGTGCCGACGCCGCTTTCGCCGCCCGAAAAATCGCTGAGCAAGCGCGTGGCCCGGCTCAAATTGAATGAAGACGGCTCACTCGAAGGTGTGGTGCGCGTCGAATATACCGGGCACGCCGCCGTCGAGTTCAAAGAAGATTACGACGACGCCACGCCCGCGCAGCGCGAAGAAAAGCTCAAAAATGCTGTGCAGTCGCGCCTCGGTTGCGAGTTGTCCGAGATCAAGATCGAACCGCCCAACGATCCCGTCAAACCGTTTGTCTATTCGTACAAAATCAAAGCGCCCGGTTATGCCGAACGCACCGGCAAGCGCCTCTTCCTGCAACCGGCGTTTTTCCAGAAAGGCATCGCGCCGCTCTTTTCGACCAACACGCGCGAGCATGACATCTATTTTCACTATGCCTGGCTGGAACAGGATGACGTCGAAATCGAGTTGCCCGCTGGGTATGCGCTCGACAATGCCGAAGCGCCCGCGTCTTTCCCCATCGGTGATTTTGGCAATTACAAAGTCACGCTGGGCCTGACAGCGGATCAGAAAATTCTGGTCTATCACCGCGACTTCAAATTCGGCGGACTGATTTTCCCCAAGAGCAATTACGCGCCGCTCAAACAGGCCTTTGACACGTTGCATCAACAAGACAATCACGCCATCACGCTCAAACAGGGCGTGGCGGCGGTGAAATGAAAAGCGAAAAGCTGGTTGAACGGTTCTGTCAAAGCCCTGAAAGGGTGAAATTCACAGGGTGTTCAGAGTTCACGCTTCAGCGTGTTAATTCGACTTAGACACGCTGAAGCGTGAACTCTGAACACTAATTCAATGCCATTGCCCTACGAGGCGGCTTCGGAATTTTCAATGCTTGCCGGACGGGAAATTTATGCGCAACAAATTTTGCTTTTGTCTCTTGGCGTTGCTCATTTGTAGCCGCGCAGCCATTGCCGCCAGCGATGATGTCCCCGCCTGGTTGCGGCAAGCGGCAGCCGTCACGCCGCCGGCCTATCCCAAAGAGGTCAAGGCCGTCGTCTTGCACGACGAGACGCGCAAGACGGTGGATGACGATGGGCGCATCACGACCTGGGATTATTACGCCGTGCGCATCCTCGCGCGCGATGGACGCGGCGAGGCCGTCGCGCGCGCCGGTTACACGACGGGTTCGGAAAAGATAAAGGAAATGCGCGCCTGGCTGTTGCGTCCGGATGGCACAGTCAAAAACTATGGCAAGAAAGAAATGCTCGACCTGGCCGAAGTCGAGAACGACATTTACAACGAATCGCGCGTGCGCGTGCTTTCAGCCAGCGCCGAGGCCGATACCGGCGCGGTTTTCGGCTACGAAATCAAGACCGAAGAGAAGACCATCTTCTCGCAATTTCGCAAAGCCTTTCAGTCGAACGTGCCTGTGTTGCTGGCGCGGCTCAACGTCACCTTGCCCAACGGCTGGCGCGCCGAGAGTCTGACCTTCAACCACGCCAAGTTAGAGCCGGTAGTGAATGGCAATAGCTACACTTGGGAACTGACCAACCAGCCGCAGATCGAAGACGAACCGGCCAGCCCCAGTGCCTCCGCGCTGGTGACGCTGGTTGCGGTCAGTCTCTATGCGCCGCCCAACAAAACGACCATGCTGCGCGCGTTTGCCAGTTGGAAAGATGTCGCGCGTTACACCGCCGAATTGAGCGACCCGCAAGCGGCGTTCAACGATGCGATGGCGGCCAAGGCGCGCGAATTGACGGCCAATGCCAAAACTGAATTCGAGCGCATTCAGGCCATCGGGCGCTATGCCCAAGCGGTCAATTACATCGCCGTCTCGATTGATGTCGGACGCGGTGGCGGCCATCGTCCGCACGCCGCCACCGATGTCTTCAGCAAAAACTATGGCGATTGCAAAGACAAAGCCAACCTGATGCGCGCGCTGCTCAAACCGCTCGGCATCGAGGCCTGGCCCGTGATCATTTATTCCGGCGACCCCACGTTTGTGCGCCCCGAATGGCCTACGCCGGGGCAGTTCAATCATTGCATCATCGCCGTCAAGGTGAGTGATGCGACCAACGCGCCGACCGTCATCAAATACCCCGCGCTGGGGCGCTTGCTGATTTTCGATCCGACCGATGAGCAAACCCCGGTGGGCGATTTGCCCGATCACGAACAGGGAAGTTGGGCGCTGATTGGCGCGGGCGAACTCGGCGATCTGGTCAAAATGCCGGTCACCGCACCCGAGGCCAACAAACTCGAACGCACGGTCGAAGCCGCGCTCGACGCCAGCGGCAACCTGACGGCCACCATCAAAGAGTCGTCATCGGGCCAAGCCGCCGTGGGTGAGCGCCGCCAATTCAAACATTATGCCCAGCCCGATTATCTGAAAATGACGGAACGTTGGATCACGCGCGGCGCGCCCGGCGCGGTGCTGAGCAAAGTCGCGCCCAATGATGACGCGCAGGCGGGCAAATTCGCGCTCGAAGTAGAATTCAAAGCCCCCGCCTATGCCAAAACCATGCGTGACAAGTTGATGGTCTTCAAACCCGCGCTTGTCTCGCGCCGCTCATCGCTCTTCCTGACCAAAGACAAACGCGCCTATCCGGTCGTGCTCGAATCGCAAGCCTACAGCGAAACCACGCGCATCCAATTGCCCGCCGGGTTTGAGGTGGACGAAATGCCCGAGGCCGTCGAACTCAATCATCCCTTTGGCAACTACGCCATGACCTGCGAAGCGAAAGCCGGCCAATTGCTGTTCAAGCGCACCTTGATTCTGCGCGCGGGCACGATCCCGGTGGAGCAATACCCCGCCGTCCGCAGCTTTTTCGCCCGTGTGCTGGCGGCGGAACAAGCGCCGGTCGTGCTGGCGAAAAAGTGAGCAGCGAGGCCAGCGTAGCGCAACCCGCCGAGGTTGCGCGGCTTCAGCAGCTACGACATTCATTTCAACCATGACCTCCACTGGCTCTGCTGTTGAAGCCGCGCAACCTCGGCGGGTTGCGCTACTGTCAATGAATCCGCCCGCTTCAGCCTTTACGTAAGCTCTCACGTTGAGATTCCATTCTTTTCACTCGGAGGGCGCTAATGATCACTTCCAATCATTCACCATCTGCCAGCCGCAAACGCGCGCGCTGGCTCGTGCTGGCCGTGCTGCTCGCGGCGTTGGGCTGGGCCGCTTACAACTTATACGCCCCGCGCCAGACCAAGCTGCGCGAGTTCGATGCGAACGAGGTTGCGCGCATCGAGACCGCGATGTGGCGCTCGTATTACGACAAGGAGCGGCTGGCGCTGTTTACGCAACTGGCCGAACTGATGCGCTCGCAATACCGCATGACCCTGTTGCGCTCGAACGAAGCGGCCTATCAAGCGGCCAAGGCGGCCTTTGTGTTCAAAGAAGGGAAGCAGCGCACCGATTACGAAAAAGCGCTACCGAGCATCCGCAATTTTTACCGCGACATCCGCGCGCAAAGCGATACGCCCTTTGATGTCGAACGCGCCGCCAAATTGGAATTGGAATGGTGGATCATCCATCGCCAGCGCGCCCAGCACAAAGACGGCGACTTGGCGCGCTCATTGGCCGAATTGCAGGCCGAACTGTTTCAGTTACCCGTCGAACGTTTCACCGAACACGCTCGCCTGCGCGCCGAAGCCATGACCATCCGCGATGACAAGGCCGAAGCGGGTAGTGTGACGGAAGCCGACTGGCAGCACATTGATGAATTGCTGCACCGTTCGTGGCAATCGCTGTGGAAAGCCGTGCAGCCAGGCTGAGCCGTATTCTTATTGGGGAAAAGAAAGTTTCTCGCCAGGTTGCCAATATCCCTCAATGCCAGCCGTCTTAACACGGCGACACTCAGTGGAAACCCCGCGGCTGAGTGGCCGTTGGTGTAGGTGGCGCGCGCGGCACACAGACCGTTCGCGGGCCAGGGCTAGATTGCCGATTCGACGCAAATTGGCGGCTGTATTGTTCAGGCGTTCCCAGGTGCTGCCAGCAGTGTTGCAATTTCTCCCGCAAGCACGCGAGTGCTTTTCCTACCGTCCAGCTTCTGCCGAAATGAAAGCCGATCATCGTTCATTGGGCAGGACTCCTATGCCACAGACGCAGCGCGGCTGCGTAAGCGCAACTTGAGCGTTGTTCTTTCACTTCACACCAACAAATCCGGATCTGCTGCTAACCCAAAACTAATTGCATTGCTGCTGCACGCCGCAGGTAAGGCGCCCTTGGCAGGCACGGCATTGTTCGTAAAAAAAACGGCCTACCTTCAGGAGACCTTATGAACATGACGCATCCGGCGGCCCGCTACACGCGTGGCCTCAAAAAGCTGTTGCTGCTAACTTTTTGTGTAGTCGTTGCCGTGGTTTTCAACCCGCCCTTAACGCGCCAGGCCGCCACAGCACAATTGCCGACCTTGCTGTTTGTCACGCAACCGCCCTTTGGCTTGGACGCGACTTCGGTCAATGCCGTCAACGGCAATCATCGCGCCGACACGGGCCACACGCCACGCGGCGGCGATCTGTATCTGCGGTTTGGCGACGGCTCGCTGCGCAATCTGACTGCCGAAGCGGGTTATGGATTGAGCGCCGGACAGGAAATCGCCGTGCGCGAACCGAGCGTGCATTGGTCGGGGGCGAAGGCGCTATTCTCGATGGTGGTGGGCGGCACGACGCCGGGCAACACCGCGCCGGTCTTTTGGCAAATTTACGAAGTCACCAATCTGCTGCCGGGCCAGACGGCGCAAATCACCAAGCTGCCGCAACCCGCGAACAGCAACAATGTCTCGCCGATTTATGGCACCGATGACCGCCTCATTTTCACGTCGGATCGCCCGCGCAATGGCAACTTCGCCAACTATCCCGCGCTCGATGAATATCAGGCCGAACAGACCAACACCGGTTTGTGGTCAATGGCCCCGGATGGCAGCGATTTGAAATTGCTCGATCATTCACCGTCGGGTGATTTCAGTCCGCTGATCGCGTCGGATGGCCGCCTGATTTTTACGCGCTGGGATCATCTGCAACGCGACACGCAAAGCTCCAACGCTACACTCATCTCAAAAAACAATCCCTTCGATTATGTTTCAGAAGCCAGCACCCAACAGCTTCCGTTTGCCGACAGCTTTCCTGAACCGCTTACGCAACCCGCAGGCGCGTATCTGAAAGGACATCACTT
This genomic window from Acidobacteriota bacterium contains:
- a CDS encoding DUF3857 and transglutaminase domain-containing protein, which codes for MKRQLWPVRLLLLFAASCLLNAPASAQWNQWKPIDPAHVALPAPTIDKSADAEALFWEVYVNDANQDTEYLHYLRVKIFTERGKETQGKVELPYFNNVQIKDITARTIKPDGTIIELKKDAIFDREVVKFGKFKIKVKSFAMPAVEPGVIIEYRWREVRQNQMADNVPLQFQREIPVQNVRYYLKPYPYATQPMKSMTFQTRGQMNNFVKAKDGYWLTEMNNVPAFHEEPYMPPENQVRTWMLVYYAADRKQAPQQYWQEIGKVFYEVTKADMKVNDEVRKAAAEAIGDAATPEQKLERLFNFCRTKIKNLSDDASGYTPEQLQKLKDNKSPADTLKRGYGWGSNINGLFAALATAAGFDARYAVTSDRSRSFFDANFLNLYFMRGSNIAVKVGEQWRFFDPASTYVPFGMLRWQEEGIKTLIADNKEATFVPTPLSPPEKSLSKRVARLKLNEDGSLEGVVRVEYTGHAAVEFKEDYDDATPAQREEKLKNAVQSRLGCELSEIKIEPPNDPVKPFVYSYKIKAPGYAERTGKRLFLQPAFFQKGIAPLFSTNTREHDIYFHYAWLEQDDVEIELPAGYALDNAEAPASFPIGDFGNYKVTLGLTADQKILVYHRDFKFGGLIFPKSNYAPLKQAFDTLHQQDNHAITLKQGVAAVK
- a CDS encoding DUF3857 domain-containing protein, translated to MRNKFCFCLLALLICSRAAIAASDDVPAWLRQAAAVTPPAYPKEVKAVVLHDETRKTVDDDGRITTWDYYAVRILARDGRGEAVARAGYTTGSEKIKEMRAWLLRPDGTVKNYGKKEMLDLAEVENDIYNESRVRVLSASAEADTGAVFGYEIKTEEKTIFSQFRKAFQSNVPVLLARLNVTLPNGWRAESLTFNHAKLEPVVNGNSYTWELTNQPQIEDEPASPSASALVTLVAVSLYAPPNKTTMLRAFASWKDVARYTAELSDPQAAFNDAMAAKARELTANAKTEFERIQAIGRYAQAVNYIAVSIDVGRGGGHRPHAATDVFSKNYGDCKDKANLMRALLKPLGIEAWPVIIYSGDPTFVRPEWPTPGQFNHCIIAVKVSDATNAPTVIKYPALGRLLIFDPTDEQTPVGDLPDHEQGSWALIGAGELGDLVKMPVTAPEANKLERTVEAALDASGNLTATIKESSSGQAAVGERRQFKHYAQPDYLKMTERWITRGAPGAVLSKVAPNDDAQAGKFALEVEFKAPAYAKTMRDKLMVFKPALVSRRSSLFLTKDKRAYPVVLESQAYSETTRIQLPAGFEVDEMPEAVELNHPFGNYAMTCEAKAGQLLFKRTLILRAGTIPVEQYPAVRSFFARVLAAEQAPVVLAKK